The genomic stretch AACAGGGAAAAATGCAGTTATAATGAGTTGTTTGTTTCTACGTTGTGTCTGTTTGCATTTTAAGACGAGTAAAAACGTATATACCATCTTCAGGCAAATCAGAGGTCCAGAGAGTGAGGTTGTCTCTCAAAAGCTGCATAATCAAAGTGCTGTCTTTGTAAGACTCTTCACTCAGAGTGTCCAAATCAGCAATGGCTTCATCAAATGCTTGCTTAGCCAAATGGCAGGCCCTGCCAATTATTACACACAAAAAAGGTTAACATCATTGATGTGAAGATATCGAAGAATGATGCCATGCATTAATGCTTCTTAGTAACAATATTACCTTTCAGGAGAATTCATGATCTCGTAGTAGAACACTGAAAAGTTCAAAGCAAGACCAAGACGGATAGGATGGGTAGAGGACAGATCTGTATTAGCAATGGCTGACGCAGCCTACATTTGGAAAAATGGAATGTGTAAGAAATATGATCAATTATGCTTGACTAGATTAGTTTATTAGTTATCTTTGTTGAGTATCATGCCTCGTAGCCCTTCAGGGACAGATCCGCTGCCTCTTTCTTTTCTTGGTCAACCTTGAACTCAGCAAGGTAGCGACAGTAATCACCTTTCCTGAAAATTACAAGGTACAGAGCTCAATCAGTGAAGTCAAATAAATTTTAGTCAGAATGAAAATGTAAAGTTGCATGAAGTTCATCTTAACAACATCCAACAAATCTATTCTCCAATCCTACTCTCTGTGAAATCGGGCTCTTACTCACTAATCACATATAATGAAGGGTTAAAGACtcaattacaatttacaaaacatatgccttcttttctcttcttgtTGATAGTCAGTACGAATAAGGTGCATCACACTGCTTGAGAGTAATGAACAAGATCTAATTCTTAGCATACTACTAGGGAACATTGTCTGTGATCCCAAGACGAAGAAAGAAGCTAAGTAATCAGAACAGAATAGATATGAAAAAACTTTGTTCCCAGAAGTCGAATAACAATTTCACTCACATCTTGTGGAAGAAAACAGTTGCTTCAGCTGATCCAGAAGAGGGAATGAGATGCTTGTCAATGACAGCCAGTATGTCCTGGCAAATCTTGGACAGCTCGTTCTCTACCTTCAGCCGATACTCCTTAATCAGCTTCACATTGTTCTCATGTCCCTTGGACTCTTCCTTCTGCTCAATGGAAGACATGATTCGCCATGAAGCTCTACGAGCACCAATGACATTCTTGTAACCCACAGAAAGTAGGTTTCTTTCATCCACTGACAGTTCAACATCTAGCATTGCAACGTTTTTCATGCTTTCTACCATTTCTGCAAAGGAATCATTCATCCCATTAATATGTTTGATTAGAACTGAACCCCAGGGAAGCTAtacttattattatatatttatattgacCATAGAAGATGATAGCATGCAAACCAATATACCACAGAATAGCTCTTTTCCTCGTTTCATtcgagaaaaagaaaatagtataATTTGTTAAATTTCTCCTCTACGACTCCAAAATCTAAATTACAAAATCCTCAACATAAGTGATttgcaatgaaatgaaaacCAACAGATTAGCATAAACATAAACTTCGTTACATAGAAAAATGCacaaaacacatacccctattTTGAATCAAAGATTCCCATTCTAATCTTCTTATCAAGCGAGGTAAGGTAGTTGATATCTAATCCTATCGTTTTCTAACTCAGAAGCAAACCTATTCAGGTAACTGAGCGTTCACATTGCATCCATTTGGCCGATAGatcacacacaatacacaatacacaagaTCCCGTTGTAAAACAATTGCCGTCACACGAGGCAAAATCACTAAGCAGTTTCACATCTACACACGAAAACGTCGAAACACACGGGCGCGCGCTCGAACATATAAACATTGTATAAATGTATATGAAATACAAACACACATTGCACGAAAAAAAGATGATTCATACCATCGTAGCGCTCGGCTTGTTCGGCGAGCTTGGCCAAGTAGACATGAgtctctctctccttctccgTCGACATTTTCTCGATTTTGCAGGTTGGAGATGCGGAAGACGAATTGCAGGAGTAAAAGGAAAAAATCTGAGCTGTTTCGATTTTGTTGGGGAGAGTAGATGAACGAatgaatgagagagagagagagagagagagagagagagagggagagggagagagagagtggagAGAAAATTTAGGGCCGTCTGATGAGGGTCATTTGTGTAATTTGGAGAAAGTGAGGGCGCAAATCATGGTATTTCTGGGAACTTGTGGTTCACACGTGTCTGCTTATTCTTCTGCGTCATGAAATACAAGACGTTGCTGTCGGCCTTTTTTAggaatttctaaatttttttaaatgggcAAAAATGCTTCTACTTTCCAAACAACTATAGAAAACAAATACACTTTCctcttgagtcatttttttattttagaaagttTTTTCATAGCTAGTCATtaccatatatatattaatttttttcttttattttattttattctcttactttattctctctattttattcgcttttcactttattctctcaacttttttttctctcttacttttttatctatttatttaaaacattcaatatcattttcttaaactTCGTGATGAAAAATTTTGCCTAAACTATGAAGAGTAgaaacggaggaagtagtatGTCATTTATAGTGtcataattttaaaacaaaCCATTCATGTGTAAACAATATCGTCCAAAATGAATATAAGCAAGTTAgttgaaactgaaactgaaatgTGATTCACAACAATAAATAGCAAATGGGAATGAAAGAAGATAAAATTGCAATATCTTTTACAACTGAACTTGATCGATTGTAGCTAGagaaatacaaatacaattcaattacacaaataattaataaaatataaaaaccaCAAAGAACGACTTAAATGAATTGCTACAATCTGTTTGTCTGTCTGTCTCCTTTAGAGTTGGAAAAATCTTCTTTTCCTTTGAACTGTGGCAGCAAACATCCCTCAGATAGATATCTACAACCTCCAAAATTTCTCATCTTTTGAATGAATTACATTTGATCTCCAGAAAAACGTGTTGGAAACCACATATACTTCCTCATTGCTATAACTACATCATCACCATAACTGAATGTGATTTCATCTTCAGTGTCAAAAACCAGATAGTGTGTGTGCTTGATCAGATGTTCGTTCAAAAACGAGCGGAGTGTCATAGGGATGGTGAGATCTTCCATAGAAGGAGACCTCATTTTCTCAGAAATGGTTTCTGGCATACTAGCAGGCGCTGCTCGCTGCCATCTTGAAGGTCGATGACTCGGGCTTCCCACCGGAGCTGTGTCACAAGAGTTCGTGCAATCTCTACTTGACCAACCTTATCAGAAATTATAACCCATCCCTGCGAGCAAACAAAGTTCAAGAAAATCAAGACTTAGGTAGCCTTATCAAGTGAGAATAATAAGCATATGGTAGATTACCTCAGGCCGAAGAATGCGGTCCATTTCAAAAATTAAGTCAAGCATACTGCATCTCTCTGAAGCAAGGTGTGATAAAAGTCCACTTGCGTGAAGCATGTCATATGTGCGAGGGTATGTGGGGAAAGGTTCACACCTGCAGTATAAAATTTGGGACTTTTTAAGTATAAATATGATGATATGGAACTTTCAGTCGCAATGTAGAGTGTGAGCAGGGGAACCAGAATTAACATCTTACCAGTTATGCAAGACACCCGCAAAACCTTGATCAAGAATGGCAGCAAGTGTGTTAGGTTGACCCATGGGAACGACATTCATTACCCATACAGACTTTCTGGCTTCCAAAAGGGCAGTATTTAAACCTCCATAACGAGCATTCATGTCCATCACATTTCGAACCATATTGTACGGGGGCATTGGGTCTTCGTCACCAGGTCTCTTTGGATGGTCAGAGAAAATTAAGGGAGAAAGAAGTGACCAATAATTTCTTAAAGCAGATCTCCAGTACACTGAGTCCTCAAAAAAATCCTTAGGATTTATTCCTGTAATCAAATTGAAAGTAATTAATTTGTTTGTAAGCTAAAAATGGCAGGGCCTACCAAGTACCAAGCCTGGATATTCTACATCATAAGGCTTCCAACTACGTGTAACATACCATGGATCGCAAGCTCAGCAGGACTCAATGAACCAGAAGACCTGTTCTGAATTGGAATCCAACGCTTGGTACCAACCCCACTTATACACTGTGCAAGTGGTTTATGGTAATATTGTCCATCCTCCCTATTGCAAAGGGGGAAAGTCCGCTTACTACAATCCAAACCAAAAATTTTTAACAGAATTAGTAAGAAAATAATTGGGCTATATGatgaatgaaaataaatattgccAAGGAGAGTATCAAAAACAAAGACAGAATAAGAACATGGTGCACGTGAAACTGAAAGATATCGATTGAATAATAATGAAGTAACTGTTCTGACCTGGTGTAGCATTTAGTGTCAGTGGTTTTCTGCCAGATGAAAGTTTCGTCTTGCTGAGCCAGAAGATTCCAGCAAAGCTTTGGCATAAATTCTTCAAGAGGAGTAGCAATGGCACCTTTACTTCCTTGCCTCCTTCTGGGTGAGGTTAAAACAAAGTACCCTCCAGGTTTGAGGACTCTATCAACTTCAATAAGAAACATTCCATCTGATAGAGAGTAGCACGTCATTAGCAACAGAAAGCAGACAAAACTGTCCCTGTTCTAGAATACAGTCGCTTGAGTTTTCTTGTTTAGTTATCATAGAAAGATTGACCTCAACTCAATTGAGCACACACATTATATATAACTCTAGCAGAAAAGTTGGATTTACATATAATGTGATTCAGACATATAAAAAGGAAGGAAAAGCATAAATCTACAACCACATTAAAAACCAAAATACATACACAAAAGACTAAATTGATTCCTATTTATCCAATCATAACGTTATTCATTGTGTGTTATCCAACAAAATATTTGCGTTATCTTAATTGAAATTTTTCTTCAATTGGAAGTCAACAATTGATACCTTAGTGgtcatgatttttttattac from Salvia splendens isolate huo1 chromosome 4, SspV2, whole genome shotgun sequence encodes the following:
- the LOC121798048 gene encoding 14-3-3-like protein GF14 iota, with translation MSTEKERETHVYLAKLAEQAERYDEMVESMKNVAMLDVELSVDERNLLSVGYKNVIGARRASWRIMSSIEQKEESKGHENNVKLIKEYRLKVENELSKICQDILAVIDKHLIPSSGSAEATVFFHKMKGDYCRYLAEFKVDQEKKEAADLSLKGYEAASAIANTDLSSTHPIRLGLALNFSVFYYEIMNSPERACHLAKQAFDEAIADLDTLSEESYKDSTLIMQLLRDNLTLWTSDLPEDGEENVKDDEPKPADAEN
- the LOC121798051 gene encoding probable methyltransferase PMT5, which gives rise to MRSSWYNKLLLTFGPKPPLNWLLLFVVSALVLVALLGSSPSNQLDSLTDPTRPDIYSSYRRLKEQAVNDYLELRKLGTNPSKDFDLCGKERENYVPCYNSSANLLAGFKDGEDLDRHCEVSRDKEYCLVRPPKDYKIPLTWPGGRDVIWSGNVKLSKDQFLSSGSMTKRLMLLEENQISFHSDDEMVIDGVKDYSHQIAEMIGLGSDTEFREAGVHNVLDIGCGFGSFGAHLLSLKVMAVCMAAYETTGSQVQVALERGLPAVIGNFISKQLPFPSLSYDMIHCTQCGILWDDKDGMFLIEVDRVLKPGGYFVLTSPRRRQGSKGAIATPLEEFMPKLCWNLLAQQDETFIWQKTTDTKCYTSKRTFPLCNREDGQYYHKPLAQCISGVGTKRWIPIQNRSSGSLSPAELAIHGINPKDFFEDSVYWRSALRNYWSLLSPLIFSDHPKRPGDEDPMPPYNMVRNVMDMNARYGGLNTALLEARKSVWVMNVVPMGQPNTLAAILDQGFAGVLHNWCEPFPTYPRTYDMLHASGLLSHLASERCSMLDLIFEMDRILRPEGWVIISDKVGQVEIARTLVTQLRWEARVIDLQDGSEQRLLVCQKPFLRK